The genomic interval CGAAGTCCCTGCTCGGGCGGACGATGGTGATCCTGATCACCCCGCTCGCGATCGTGCAGTTGATTTCGGCGATCGTGTTCTACGACACCCATTGGGGCAAGATCATGGATCGATTGGCGCAAGGCGTGGCCGGCGACATCGCCATGATGGTCCAACTAATCCCTCCCGACGCGAGCTCGGAAACTCGTCACCAAGTAATCGACCTGTTCGCGACCGCCAAGGAACTGGTCATCGATCACCAACCCGGCGCCATCCTGGCGCCGGCGCGGTGGAAACCGCGCGATTGGATCGAGGAATCGCTTAACGACGCGTTGTCGGAGCGCTTGACGCGCCCCTTCGTCGTCGATGCCTCAAGCCACCCGCGCCTGGTCATCATCGACGTTCAATTCGGCGACGGCGTGCTCAGGGCGATGGTTCCGCGCAAGCGGATGTTCAGTTCGACCGCGATCGTTTTCGGTCTGTGGACGGCGGGATCGTCGCTGATTCTGCTCGGGATCGCGATCATTTTCATGCGCAATCAGGTCAAGCCGATCCGGCGGCTGGCCCGCGCCGTCGAGAATTTCGGCAAAGGACGGGATTCGCCACGCTTCAAGCCCGAAGGCGCGCGCGAAGTGCGCCAGGCAGCATTGGCGTTCCAGGCCATGCGCGAGCGTATCCAGCGCCAAATCACGCAACGCACGGCGATGCTGTCGGGCGTTTCGCACGATCTGCGTACCCCGCTCGCGCGCATGAAATTACAGTTGGAAATGATGCCCGCGAACGAAGGCGTCGCCGAACTCAAGGCGGATATCGCGGAAATGGAGCGGA from Rhodospirillales bacterium carries:
- a CDS encoding HAMP domain-containing protein, encoding KSLLGRTMVILITPLAIVQLISAIVFYDTHWGKIMDRLAQGVAGDIAMMVQLIPPDASSETRHQVIDLFATAKELVIDHQPGAILAPARWKPRDWIEESLNDALSERLTRPFVVDASSHPRLVIIDVQFGDGVLRAMVPRKRMFSSTAIVFGLWTAGSSLILLGIAIIFMRNQVKPIRRLARAVENFGKGRDSPRFKPEGAREVRQAALAFQAMRERIQRQITQRTAMLSGVSHDLRTPLARMKLQLEMMPANEGVAELKADIAEMERMLEEYLAFARGEGSEAPTDIDIGALIKEAAAAARREGSAVTVRTEGDLVVPVRPSAMRRAIANVMSNAIRHGRTVEAAARRAGDWIDITVDDDGPGIPKESREDVFRPFFRLESSRNPETGGVGLGLAIVRDILRGHGGDAVMEESPLGGVRAHLRLPV